The Candidatus Aramenus sp. CH1 genome includes a region encoding these proteins:
- a CDS encoding 50S ribosomal protein L14, with the protein MPEKLQMLGSRKARTPGIQNYTRVVVSDNSGGKEAVVIGVYGYRGVLRRVPFANVGDLVMVSVRKGTPEVRKQKFKAVVIRQRMPFRRPDGTWIAFEDNAVVIVNPDGTPKGTEVRGPVAREAAERWPKVASLATLVI; encoded by the coding sequence AACTTCAAATGTTAGGTTCAAGAAAGGCGAGAACGCCAGGCATACAAAATTACACTAGGGTAGTAGTTTCTGACAACAGCGGAGGTAAAGAGGCAGTTGTAATAGGAGTTTACGGTTACAGAGGTGTGCTCAGGAGGGTGCCCTTTGCTAACGTTGGCGATTTAGTAATGGTTTCAGTGAGGAAGGGCACTCCTGAGGTAAGGAAGCAGAAGTTCAAGGCAGTTGTAATAAGGCAGAGGATGCCTTTTAGGAGGCCAGATGGCACATGGATAGCTTTTGAAGATAACGCAGTGGTAATAGTGAACCCTGACGGTACCCCTAAGGGTACAGAAGTTAGGGGACCCGTGGCTAGGGAAGCTGCAGAGAGGTGGCCTAAGGTAGCCAGCCTAGCTACTTTAGTCATCTAA
- the rplX gene encoding 50S ribosomal protein L24 encodes MVSSKPTKQRKFIYNTPNHLRKLKLVAPLSKDLAKEVGVKRLPVRKGDTVKVMRGDHVGFEGKVAGVDTKSGRIAIEGLTRKKADGTPVYVWIHASKVQITKLDLSDPKRKEMIERKSKAKAQGE; translated from the coding sequence ATGGTCTCGTCTAAGCCCACAAAGCAAAGGAAGTTTATCTATAATACGCCTAATCACCTTAGAAAGCTAAAGCTTGTGGCACCTCTTTCCAAGGATCTGGCAAAAGAGGTAGGAGTAAAGAGGCTCCCAGTTAGGAAGGGCGATACTGTAAAGGTTATGAGAGGAGATCACGTGGGGTTTGAGGGGAAGGTTGCTGGAGTGGATACAAAATCTGGCAGGATAGCTATAGAAGGCCTTACCAGGAAAAAGGCAGATGGAACCCCAGTATACGTGTGGATACACGCCTCAAAGGTACAGATTACTAAGCTCGACTTGTCGGATCCCAAGAGAAAGGAAATGATAGAGAGGAAGTCAAAGGCAAAGGCTCAAGGTGAGTGA
- a CDS encoding 30S ribosomal protein S4e: MVHVTRYSAPWFLRISKKEYKWTVRVSPGPHSLQASIPLSLFLRDYLKVATNLREAKNIISAGKILVDGRVRRDYRYPVGLMDVVSIPSADLYFRIVPDNARYMRSVQVQKEEAGFKLARVLDKRIVKGGNIQLNLDGGRNIQLAKDKASEYKFPTLTTLKIAIPNQEVLGYYEVKEGNYAIIIGGKNVGRHGTIAKIQRATYKTRRYSIVTVQTKDDKTYETNLENIMVIGNEQPEIKVD, translated from the coding sequence ATGGTCCACGTAACTAGGTATTCGGCCCCTTGGTTCTTAAGGATAAGCAAGAAGGAGTACAAGTGGACTGTAAGGGTATCTCCAGGTCCACATAGTTTACAAGCCAGCATACCCCTTAGTCTATTCTTGAGGGATTACCTTAAAGTCGCCACTAACCTTAGGGAGGCTAAGAACATAATTTCGGCGGGGAAGATACTTGTTGACGGAAGGGTAAGAAGGGATTACAGATACCCTGTTGGGCTCATGGACGTAGTTTCAATACCGTCCGCCGACCTTTACTTCAGGATAGTGCCGGACAACGCCAGATACATGAGGTCTGTGCAGGTACAGAAAGAGGAGGCAGGCTTTAAGTTAGCTAGGGTTCTAGATAAGAGAATAGTGAAGGGCGGAAACATTCAGCTCAATTTGGACGGAGGGCGCAATATACAGCTGGCTAAGGACAAAGCCTCTGAGTACAAGTTCCCCACCCTTACTACGCTTAAGATAGCCATTCCGAATCAGGAAGTCCTAGGATATTACGAAGTTAAGGAGGGCAACTACGCCATCATAATCGGCGGTAAGAACGTGGGAAGGCATGGTACTATAGCGAAGATACAGAGGGCAACTTACAAGACGAGAAGGTATAGTATAGTTACTGTTCAGACAAAGGACGATAAGACGTACGAAACCAACTTGGAGAACATTATGGTTATAGGAAATGAGCAGCCCGAGATAAAGGTGGACTGA
- a CDS encoding 50S ribosomal protein L5: MAEQVQVTKNPMQGVKLAKVTVNIGLGESGERLEKAYKLLEELTGAKPVYTKAKKSIKEFNIRKGQPIGVMVTLRGERSKEFLKKVLSAVNFRLKASSFDNVGNVSFGIAEHVIIPGTRYDPEVGIFGMDIAITLEKPGYRVQRRKRKRSKIGPKQRVSKEEAMNFLRETFGVTII; encoded by the coding sequence ATGGCAGAGCAGGTTCAAGTTACTAAAAATCCCATGCAAGGGGTCAAGTTAGCCAAGGTCACTGTAAACATTGGCTTAGGTGAGTCTGGCGAAAGGCTAGAGAAAGCTTACAAGCTATTAGAAGAGCTTACGGGAGCTAAACCTGTCTATACAAAGGCCAAAAAATCAATCAAGGAGTTCAACATAAGGAAGGGACAGCCGATAGGCGTAATGGTAACATTGAGGGGAGAGAGGTCCAAAGAGTTCTTAAAGAAAGTGCTATCTGCAGTTAATTTCAGGCTAAAGGCGTCGAGTTTCGATAACGTGGGTAACGTTAGCTTTGGCATAGCGGAGCACGTGATTATTCCGGGGACTAGGTACGATCCTGAGGTAGGGATATTCGGAATGGACATAGCGATAACCCTTGAGAAGCCGGGCTATAGGGTTCAGAGGAGGAAGAGGAAGAGGAGTAAGATAGGCCCAAAGCAGAGGGTTAGCAAAGAGGAAGCAATGAACTTTTTAAGGGAAACTTTCGGTGTTACCATTATATGA
- a CDS encoding 30S ribosomal protein S14 has product MGKYKPPAERRHGKGVQECRRCGSRDSVIQKYGIYLCRQCFREVAYPMGFKRLR; this is encoded by the coding sequence ATGGGCAAGTACAAGCCACCGGCTGAGAGGAGGCATGGAAAAGGGGTTCAGGAGTGCAGGAGATGTGGGAGTAGGGATTCCGTGATCCAGAAATACGGTATTTACTTGTGCAGGCAGTGCTTTAGGGAAGTTGCATACCCCATGGGCTTTAAGAGGTTGAGGTGA
- a CDS encoding 30S ribosomal protein S8, with amino-acid sequence MTNLNSLANALVSINNNEVRRNKQAIIMPASKLIVNVLRVMQKEGYVGEFEYIDDGRWGKVTVQLLGRINKCGPITPRFSLTYRDMINLPDHIRRYLPSKEIGIIIVSTSKGVMSHKEAARQRVGGIALGYVY; translated from the coding sequence GTGACAAATCTAAACAGTTTAGCCAACGCGTTAGTCAGCATAAATAACAACGAAGTAAGGAGGAATAAGCAGGCTATCATAATGCCTGCATCAAAGCTGATAGTTAACGTTCTTAGAGTAATGCAAAAGGAGGGTTACGTGGGGGAGTTCGAATATATAGATGATGGAAGGTGGGGAAAGGTCACAGTTCAGTTGTTGGGCAGGATTAACAAATGCGGTCCTATAACTCCTAGGTTCTCCCTGACTTATAGGGACATGATAAACCTTCCGGATCACATTAGGAGATATCTGCCGTCAAAGGAAATAGGCATAATTATTGTCTCCACATCAAAGGGAGTAATGTCGCATAAGGAAGCGGCAAGGCAGAGGGTAGGAGGAATAGCCCTCGGTTACGTCTACTGA
- a CDS encoding 50S ribosomal protein L6, with translation MMEPLIYEELKIPSSVKVEVQDGKVIVKGPKGQVEKDISHAKGIIVSVFGDKVTFEATFSTRRQKATLYSLKREIENMFVGVTKGYRYYLKIIFTHFPISVKVVGNEVQITNLIGEKNIRKASILPGVKVTVKGEDIVVEGSDLEKVAQTAANIESASKIKGFDRRVFSDGIYIYKKEVVE, from the coding sequence ATGATGGAACCTCTAATTTACGAGGAGCTTAAGATCCCTAGCTCGGTTAAGGTTGAGGTGCAGGATGGCAAGGTAATAGTTAAGGGCCCAAAGGGGCAAGTAGAGAAGGACATATCCCACGCTAAAGGTATCATAGTATCGGTATTCGGAGATAAGGTAACTTTTGAGGCTACCTTTTCCACTAGGAGGCAAAAGGCCACGCTCTACAGCCTAAAGAGGGAGATAGAAAACATGTTCGTTGGTGTTACTAAAGGCTATAGGTACTACCTAAAGATAATATTCACCCACTTCCCTATTTCGGTTAAGGTAGTAGGCAACGAAGTTCAGATCACCAATCTGATTGGCGAGAAAAACATAAGGAAGGCAAGCATATTGCCTGGAGTTAAGGTTACGGTAAAAGGGGAGGATATAGTCGTTGAGGGATCGGATCTAGAGAAGGTGGCGCAAACAGCTGCTAACATAGAATCCGCGTCAAAAATAAAAGGTTTTGACAGAAGAGTCTTCTCCGACGGCATATACATTTACAAGAAGGAGGTAGTTGAATAA
- a CDS encoding 50S ribosomal protein L32e, with product MVSTELKRIQRLRAIYKSRKPKFLRYDWDKYFRLERQETWRRPRGIDNKTRLHLKGFPKLVSSGYIKPKEIRYRHPSGLEVVYVRSLSDLDKIPADKRKSVIAILSGSIGLKKKAEIIKKASEYGIRVANGGV from the coding sequence ATGGTCTCGACTGAACTGAAAAGGATACAGAGGCTTAGGGCTATTTACAAGTCTAGAAAACCGAAGTTTCTAAGATACGACTGGGACAAGTACTTTAGATTAGAAAGACAAGAGACGTGGAGAAGGCCAAGGGGAATAGACAACAAGACCAGGCTTCACTTAAAGGGATTCCCTAAGCTGGTATCCTCGGGCTACATAAAGCCAAAGGAGATAAGATATAGACATCCATCAGGATTAGAGGTAGTTTACGTTAGAAGTCTGAGTGACCTAGATAAAATACCCGCAGATAAGAGAAAAAGTGTAATAGCGATTTTAAGCGGTAGCATAGGGCTAAAGAAGAAAGCGGAAATTATAAAGAAGGCTTCTGAGTACGGCATAAGGGTAGCCAATGGTGGTGTATGA
- a CDS encoding 50S ribosomal protein L19e, translating into MPDLYLQRRLAADIANVGLNNVKFLPDYLDEVRDALTREDVRKLIEEGKIIIEEKRGISGSRTKVRRKNRRVKGEGRRTGSKKGGKNARSNKRDTWIARIRKMREYLRELRDSGTIDSSTYRLFYRKAKGGTFKSLADLRNALRQQGKIKG; encoded by the coding sequence ATGCCGGATCTTTACTTACAAAGGAGATTAGCTGCGGACATTGCTAACGTTGGCCTAAATAACGTAAAGTTTTTGCCAGATTACTTAGACGAGGTAAGGGATGCCCTTACTAGGGAGGACGTAAGAAAGCTAATCGAGGAAGGAAAGATAATAATAGAGGAAAAGAGGGGGATCAGCGGATCTAGAACCAAGGTTAGGAGGAAGAACAGGAGAGTAAAGGGAGAGGGCAGAAGAACTGGAAGCAAAAAAGGCGGGAAAAACGCTCGTTCGAATAAAAGGGATACGTGGATTGCGAGGATTAGGAAGATGAGAGAGTACTTGAGGGAGTTAAGGGATAGTGGGACCATAGACAGCTCAACCTATAGGTTGTTCTATAGGAAAGCTAAGGGAGGAACGTTCAAGAGTCTGGCTGATTTAAGGAATGCCTTAAGGCAACAGGGCAAGATAAAGGGGTAG
- a CDS encoding 50S ribosomal protein L18: MVSGPNYKVKFRRRREGKTNYYRRYVYVLNKATRLVIRITNKYIIAQIVKFDPKGDKTVVMVHSIELAKKFGWKGDTNNTSAAYLTGYLLGLRARNAGIDSAVLDIGLFTPTVGSRIFYAAKGAVDAGLKIPLGEDLKFDEARIKGAHVAEYASKLETENPDKFNRIFSGYLKRGLNPKDLVAHFEEVLNKIKSGEK; this comes from the coding sequence ATGGTGTCTGGACCAAATTATAAGGTTAAGTTTAGGAGAAGAAGGGAAGGTAAGACAAACTACTACAGAAGGTATGTCTATGTATTGAATAAGGCAACAAGGCTAGTGATAAGGATTACTAACAAGTACATAATAGCTCAGATAGTGAAGTTTGATCCAAAGGGAGATAAGACCGTTGTGATGGTCCACTCGATAGAGTTAGCTAAGAAGTTTGGGTGGAAGGGTGATACCAACAACACTTCAGCTGCCTATTTGACAGGCTACCTATTGGGACTAAGAGCTAGGAATGCTGGGATAGACTCAGCTGTGCTAGACATAGGACTTTTCACTCCGACGGTTGGCTCCAGGATATTCTACGCAGCCAAGGGCGCTGTAGATGCCGGTCTTAAGATTCCTCTAGGTGAGGATCTGAAGTTTGACGAAGCTCGCATAAAAGGGGCGCATGTAGCGGAATATGCGTCAAAACTGGAGACGGAAAATCCGGACAAGTTTAATAGGATATTCTCCGGATACCTAAAAAGAGGTCTAAATCCAAAAGATTTAGTAGCCCATTTCGAAGAGGTCTTAAATAAGATAAAATCTGGTGAGAAATAA
- a CDS encoding 30S ribosomal protein S5: MAEEVPVTNVEEWKPRTKIGQLVKEGKITSMKELFEKNLPIVEPEIVDVLLPNLKYEVIDIRVVQKQTDAGELSRYKVLVVMGNFDGYVSIGLGKAKQLRVAIQKAVRDAKMNIIPVRRGCGSWECTCGEPHSLPFTVSGRAGSVEVVLKPAPKGTGLVVGSVLKTLLSYAGLKDVWSFSNGETRTKENFIKAGYNALYNTYRFVTPADWARKR; the protein is encoded by the coding sequence ATGGCAGAGGAAGTTCCTGTAACTAACGTAGAGGAGTGGAAACCCAGGACTAAGATAGGGCAGCTTGTAAAGGAAGGCAAGATCACATCGATGAAGGAGCTTTTTGAGAAAAACCTGCCTATAGTCGAGCCCGAAATCGTTGACGTACTTTTACCCAATCTTAAGTACGAGGTCATTGATATTAGGGTAGTACAGAAGCAGACTGATGCAGGGGAGTTGTCTAGGTACAAGGTGTTAGTTGTTATGGGCAACTTCGACGGTTACGTAAGCATTGGGTTAGGAAAGGCTAAGCAGTTGAGGGTGGCAATACAGAAGGCTGTAAGAGATGCCAAGATGAATATTATCCCTGTTAGAAGGGGTTGTGGTAGTTGGGAGTGTACATGTGGAGAACCTCACAGTTTGCCCTTTACGGTAAGCGGTAGGGCGGGAAGTGTGGAAGTAGTGTTGAAGCCTGCTCCTAAGGGGACTGGTCTTGTCGTAGGGAGCGTTTTAAAGACGTTGCTATCTTACGCAGGACTGAAAGACGTTTGGTCTTTCAGCAATGGGGAGACTAGGACAAAGGAGAACTTCATTAAAGCTGGCTATAACGCCTTGTATAACACTTATAGGTTCGTTACTCCCGCAGACTGGGCTAGGAAGAGGTGA
- a CDS encoding 50S ribosomal protein L30: MPSPILVIRIRGSAGAPWNIEETLIMLRLRRPFNGMIYPNTPAVVGMLRKVQSYVTWGEIDQQTLELVMERLRTRNGKKLSDDVAKKVLGMSLDELKRGILEGKVYVNKLDNVLSLPLRFHPPRGGFKGKVNAPFGAGGEFGYRGSKILELVRRMV; encoded by the coding sequence ATGCCTAGTCCAATCCTAGTTATAAGGATAAGGGGATCAGCTGGTGCTCCCTGGAATATAGAAGAGACTCTTATTATGCTAAGGCTAAGGAGGCCTTTCAACGGCATGATATATCCCAATACTCCCGCAGTAGTGGGTATGTTAAGGAAGGTTCAGTCCTATGTCACGTGGGGCGAGATAGATCAACAGACTTTAGAGCTAGTAATGGAGAGATTAAGGACTAGGAACGGCAAGAAGCTCAGTGACGACGTGGCCAAGAAAGTTTTGGGGATGAGCCTCGATGAACTAAAGAGAGGAATACTTGAAGGAAAAGTCTACGTGAACAAGTTAGATAATGTGTTAAGCCTTCCATTACGTTTCCACCCGCCCAGAGGGGGGTTTAAGGGCAAAGTTAACGCTCCCTTTGGAGCAGGTGGAGAATTCGGGTATAGGGGAAGTAAGATATTAGAACTCGTGAGGAGGATGGTGTAA
- a CDS encoding 50S ribosomal protein L15, which yields MVVRRQKKTRKMRGHRTMGWGAKTQHRDRGKEGGRQVGMHKHKWSWLVKYGKDWYGKHGFVNPTSAEKTVITLRQLSEMITNGKIQVEMKDGKIYVDLTKLGYEKLLGGGGASMPLVVRVAEATELAKSKIEKAGGQLVLEQKE from the coding sequence ATGGTGGTAAGAAGGCAAAAGAAGACCAGGAAAATGAGAGGCCACAGGACTATGGGCTGGGGTGCAAAGACGCAGCACAGGGACAGAGGAAAGGAAGGAGGAAGGCAAGTGGGTATGCACAAGCACAAGTGGTCTTGGCTAGTAAAGTACGGCAAGGACTGGTACGGTAAGCATGGATTTGTAAATCCCACGTCAGCGGAGAAAACAGTTATAACGTTGAGGCAACTAAGCGAAATGATAACCAACGGTAAAATTCAAGTAGAGATGAAGGATGGAAAGATATACGTTGACTTGACTAAACTAGGGTACGAGAAATTGCTCGGAGGCGGGGGAGCAAGTATGCCCCTAGTTGTAAGGGTAGCAGAAGCCACTGAACTCGCTAAGAGTAAAATAGAGAAGGCAGGAGGCCAACTTGTCCTGGAACAAAAGGAGTGA
- the secY gene encoding preprotein translocase subunit SecY translates to MSFMDSLAKLGQVLPAVTKPSQKPSLNQKLIWSIVAVAIYLVMSSVPLYGLQVSNSSFFSNFLLEQVIFASTAGTLAQLGIGPIITAGLIMQILVGSKLINMNLNDEEDRAKFTEAQKGLAFIFIIIEAFLFGFALAGNSGLSRLDFASIIAGQLIVATFFILLLDEMIQKGWGLGSGVSLFILAGVMKIMFWYMFGIVTVSSQNLPVGFFPSLVSTVVSHSNILELVVNTTKPFQPDLVGLVSTVGLTILIIYLESININIPVTSQKLRGIRRTIPLNFLYVSSIPVIFVSVLGADIELFSTLASYVSPGVQRVLNAIDSAFVFPPPNTTIPHSVYALVEDPVGAIVYALVFLVLGIIFGLVWVEVAGLDPATQARSLVDAGIEIPGMRSNPRVIEGILARYIYPLAFFSSVIVSLIAVVATFLGVYGTGVGLILAVSIAMQYYSLLAYERSIEMYPLLKRIIGE, encoded by the coding sequence ATGTCATTTATGGACTCTTTAGCGAAACTGGGGCAAGTACTGCCAGCAGTAACAAAGCCGTCTCAGAAACCTTCGCTAAACCAGAAGCTAATATGGTCTATTGTTGCAGTGGCCATCTACCTCGTTATGTCATCCGTGCCCCTTTATGGCCTTCAAGTGTCTAACTCGTCTTTTTTCAGCAATTTCCTTCTTGAACAAGTTATATTCGCATCTACTGCAGGGACATTAGCACAACTCGGCATAGGTCCCATCATTACCGCTGGTTTAATAATGCAGATCCTGGTAGGGTCCAAGCTCATTAACATGAACCTAAATGACGAGGAGGATAGGGCTAAGTTTACGGAAGCGCAAAAAGGCCTAGCGTTCATATTCATAATTATTGAGGCTTTTCTATTTGGCTTCGCACTGGCAGGAAATTCTGGCCTCTCGAGGTTAGATTTTGCCTCTATTATAGCAGGCCAACTAATAGTTGCAACGTTCTTCATACTGCTTTTGGACGAGATGATCCAGAAGGGATGGGGGCTCGGATCCGGAGTTAGCCTATTCATATTAGCTGGAGTCATGAAGATAATGTTCTGGTACATGTTCGGAATCGTCACGGTCTCTTCTCAAAACCTTCCAGTTGGTTTCTTCCCATCCCTTGTCTCTACCGTGGTTTCTCACAGTAATATCCTTGAGCTCGTAGTAAACACAACGAAGCCCTTCCAGCCCGATTTAGTGGGATTGGTCTCTACTGTAGGGCTTACAATACTTATAATATACTTGGAGTCCATAAACATAAACATTCCAGTAACTTCTCAAAAGCTCAGGGGAATAAGGAGGACCATTCCCCTAAATTTCCTATATGTAAGTAGCATTCCAGTTATATTCGTAAGCGTGTTAGGTGCAGACATCGAGCTTTTCTCCACCTTGGCCTCGTACGTTTCTCCAGGCGTGCAGAGGGTGCTAAATGCCATAGATTCTGCGTTTGTGTTCCCTCCGCCTAATACGACCATCCCGCATAGCGTTTACGCTCTTGTCGAGGATCCGGTAGGTGCGATAGTGTACGCTCTGGTGTTTCTAGTGTTAGGGATAATATTTGGGCTAGTGTGGGTGGAGGTTGCCGGCTTAGACCCGGCTACCCAAGCTAGGTCCCTAGTCGATGCTGGGATAGAGATTCCAGGAATGAGGAGCAATCCAAGAGTTATAGAGGGCATACTCGCAAGGTACATATACCCGCTGGCCTTCTTCAGCTCAGTGATAGTTAGCCTCATCGCGGTAGTAGCCACATTCTTAGGAGTATACGGGACGGGTGTGGGACTTATACTTGCAGTGTCTATAGCCATGCAGTACTACAGCCTGCTAGCCTACGAGAGGTCGATAGAGATGTATCCTTTATTAAAGAGAATTATCGGTGAATAA
- a CDS encoding adenylate kinase: protein MKMGIVTGIPGVGKTTVLSTVAEILQEKKVPFKVMNFGDYMLRTAVEKKYVNNRDEIRKLSLEKQRELQQEAARQIVKDAEALGENGLSFIDTHAVIRTSSGYLPGLPKHIIEILSPLVIFLIESNPNEILRRQQKDSSRQRADYSSVDVINEVMDFARYAAMASAVLVGASVKIVNNVEGDPKVAANEIIKTLM from the coding sequence ATGAAAATGGGCATCGTAACTGGAATCCCTGGAGTGGGGAAGACTACTGTACTATCTACTGTGGCAGAAATACTTCAAGAGAAGAAGGTCCCGTTCAAGGTTATGAATTTTGGCGACTACATGTTAAGGACCGCAGTGGAGAAAAAATACGTAAATAACAGGGACGAAATAAGGAAGTTATCCCTGGAAAAGCAGAGGGAATTACAGCAGGAAGCTGCTAGGCAGATAGTTAAGGACGCGGAGGCCCTAGGGGAAAATGGGCTTAGTTTTATAGACACTCACGCAGTGATTAGAACCTCATCAGGTTATTTGCCCGGATTACCTAAGCACATTATTGAAATACTATCTCCCTTGGTTATATTTCTGATAGAGAGCAACCCAAACGAGATTTTGAGAAGACAGCAAAAGGACTCGTCTAGGCAGAGGGCAGACTACAGTAGCGTGGATGTAATAAATGAAGTAATGGACTTCGCAAGATATGCTGCTATGGCTTCTGCTGTACTAGTAGGGGCTTCAGTCAAAATCGTGAATAACGTTGAAGGGGATCCAAAGGTAGCTGCGAACGAAATTATTAAGACATTGATGTGA
- a CDS encoding 50S ribosomal protein L34e, with amino-acid sequence MPRPALRSRSLRKISVKLPSGRSATHYERRKNSEAVCAMCKRPLRGVPTNGVNKLSKTKKRPQRMFGGYLCHSCLEKLIKSSLRGNS; translated from the coding sequence ATGCCTAGACCCGCACTTAGGTCAAGGTCACTTAGAAAGATAAGCGTTAAGCTACCAAGTGGTAGGTCTGCTACACACTACGAGAGGAGGAAGAACTCTGAGGCAGTCTGTGCAATGTGCAAAAGGCCTTTGAGGGGAGTACCCACCAATGGGGTAAACAAGCTGAGCAAGACTAAGAAGCGCCCTCAAAGGATGTTCGGAGGTTACCTCTGCCACTCTTGCCTGGAGAAGTTAATTAAGTCCTCCTTGAGAGGAAATTCATGA
- a CDS encoding AAA family ATPase: MIVLISGPSGSGKTTVARSLSAKLNLDYVSAGELFRQVAKSMGKDILDLNLEAEKDFSIDKEIDRKIFERALKGNVVIESHIVGWLLRDLSDVSVYLWAPVEERARRISIRDNLPYREALKKVIAREDSHGSRFWKYYGVDFSDLSAYDLTLNTFGLTAEKVVEIILQYIHSKK; the protein is encoded by the coding sequence ATGATAGTTTTGATAAGTGGTCCTTCTGGTAGCGGAAAGACCACAGTTGCTAGGTCTCTTTCTGCAAAGCTAAACTTGGATTACGTCTCCGCAGGAGAACTATTTAGGCAAGTCGCTAAGTCTATGGGAAAGGACATCTTGGATCTAAACCTTGAGGCAGAAAAGGACTTTTCCATAGACAAGGAAATAGACAGGAAAATATTTGAAAGGGCACTTAAGGGTAACGTTGTAATAGAGTCCCATATTGTGGGTTGGCTTTTGAGGGACTTGTCTGACGTTAGCGTCTACCTATGGGCGCCTGTGGAGGAGAGGGCAAGGAGAATTTCTATTAGGGATAACCTTCCCTACCGGGAAGCCCTTAAAAAGGTTATAGCTAGAGAAGACAGCCACGGGAGTAGGTTCTGGAAGTACTACGGTGTTGATTTTTCTGACCTTTCCGCTTACGATCTCACTCTCAACACCTTTGGGTTAACGGCAGAAAAGGTAGTTGAAATAATCCTCCAATACATTCACTCCAAGAAATAG